A genome region from Geminicoccus roseus DSM 18922 includes the following:
- the ltnD gene encoding L-threonate dehydrogenase — translation MPAAQVWGRPQGEPPVQLGVIGLGSMGGGMARSAAKAGLSVRGYDVRPTALDGVTAAGSPAEAAEAADILLVMVVNAKQLEDALFGTNGALSALPKGAVVVSSATIPTADAERVGTRVEQGGHLYLDAPVSGGSARAGTGELTFMASGSDAAFAKAQPMLDACAAKVFRLGPKIGTGSTVKTVHQLLAGVHIAAAAEAMALGVRAGADARELFEVISNAAGRSWMFENRVPHMLERDFTPHSAVEIFVKDLGLVLDTGRDLRFPLPIAASAHQQFLAAAAAGLGGEDDSAVVKVYEQLAGIEVKGS, via the coding sequence ATGCCCGCGGCGCAGGTATGGGGCAGACCACAGGGAGAACCACCGGTGCAGCTAGGCGTGATCGGCCTCGGATCCATGGGCGGCGGCATGGCCCGCTCCGCGGCGAAGGCAGGACTGTCGGTGCGCGGCTACGATGTCCGCCCCACCGCCCTCGACGGCGTGACCGCCGCCGGCTCCCCGGCCGAGGCCGCCGAAGCCGCCGACATCCTGCTGGTCATGGTGGTGAACGCGAAGCAGCTGGAGGACGCGCTGTTCGGAACGAACGGCGCCCTGTCCGCCCTGCCGAAGGGCGCCGTGGTGGTGTCCAGCGCCACCATCCCCACCGCCGATGCCGAGCGGGTTGGCACGCGGGTCGAGCAGGGCGGCCATCTCTACCTGGACGCGCCGGTCTCCGGGGGCTCCGCCCGGGCCGGCACCGGCGAGCTGACCTTCATGGCGTCAGGGAGCGACGCGGCGTTCGCCAAGGCCCAGCCGATGCTGGACGCCTGCGCCGCGAAAGTGTTCCGCCTGGGCCCCAAGATCGGCACCGGCTCCACGGTCAAGACCGTGCACCAGCTCCTGGCTGGGGTGCACATCGCCGCTGCCGCCGAGGCGATGGCGCTGGGCGTGCGCGCCGGCGCCGATGCGCGCGAGCTGTTCGAGGTGATCAGCAACGCCGCCGGGCGCTCCTGGATGTTCGAGAACCGCGTGCCGCACATGCTGGAGCGCGACTTCACCCCGCATTCCGCGGTCGAGATCTTCGTCAAGGATCTGGGCCTGGTTTTGGACACCGGCCGCGACCTGCGCTTTCCGCTCCCGATCGCCGCCTCGGCGCACCAGCAGTTCCTGGCGGCCGCCGCCGCGGGTCTCGGCGGCGAGGACGATTCCGCGGTGGTGAAGGTCTACGAACAGTTGGCCGGGATCGAGGTGAAGGGAAGCTGA
- a CDS encoding endonuclease/exonuclease/phosphatase family protein: MPSIVTYNVHGCLGVDRKLSPERIADVLAALEPDIVALQELDVGRMRSGGIDQAHAIAQRLGMKMHFHPAVSVLEEHYGDAILTALPVRLVKAGPLPGLTARPLLEPRGALWVEVDLEGHRLQVLNTHLGLIGRERVAQVDALLGPDWLGHPDCREPVILTGDFNAPPPTAAYRRLRARLGEAQNGQPGRRQATFPGRFPLLCLDHVFHAGPIAIDRARTIRTPLARIASDHLPLAVDFRITAAPALPRDAHALGAIDALSR; the protein is encoded by the coding sequence TTGCCGTCCATCGTCACCTACAACGTCCATGGCTGCCTGGGCGTCGACCGCAAGCTCTCGCCGGAGCGGATCGCCGACGTCCTGGCGGCGCTGGAGCCAGACATCGTGGCGCTGCAGGAGCTGGATGTCGGCCGGATGCGCAGCGGCGGGATCGACCAGGCCCATGCGATCGCCCAGCGGCTCGGCATGAAGATGCATTTCCACCCGGCCGTGTCGGTGCTGGAGGAGCATTACGGCGACGCGATCCTGACCGCCTTGCCGGTGCGCCTGGTCAAGGCCGGCCCGCTGCCCGGCCTGACCGCGCGCCCGCTGCTGGAACCGCGCGGCGCGCTCTGGGTGGAGGTCGACCTGGAGGGCCACCGGCTCCAGGTGCTCAACACCCATCTGGGCCTGATCGGCCGGGAGCGCGTCGCCCAGGTCGACGCCCTGCTGGGCCCGGACTGGCTGGGCCATCCGGACTGCCGCGAGCCGGTGATCCTGACCGGCGACTTCAACGCCCCGCCGCCGACCGCCGCCTACCGGCGGCTGCGCGCGCGCCTGGGCGAGGCGCAGAACGGGCAGCCGGGCCGCCGCCAGGCGACCTTCCCCGGCCGCTTCCCCCTGCTCTGCCTGGACCATGTCTTCCACGCCGGCCCGATCGCCATCGACCGGGCCCGGACGATCCGCACGCCCCTGGCCAGGATCGCTTCCGACCATCTGCCCCTGGCCGTCGACTTCCGCATCACCGCCGCCCCCGCCCTGCCGCGGGACGCACATGCCCTTGGAGCCATCGACGCCCTGTCCCGTTGA